TTTGCAGCAGTTTGGCCTGCTGCGTGCGGTTTGCCGCCGCAAAATCGTCAGCCTCTCCGGCGTGTGCGAAAAACGGCAGCAGCCAGGCGATGAAAAATAGCCAGCGTGCAAGTTTCATGGGCGTCTCCTTTGGTTTCCCCTCACCCCAACCCTCTCCCAAAGGAGAGGGGGAAAACCAGAATTCTCCTTTCGTTCAGGAGAGTGTGGTTTTCTCCTTCTCCCTCAGGGAGAAGGCTGGGATGAGGGTGGTTCAGACTTAATTACTCGCCATTTTCACCGGCTCTTGCGACTTCTTGTCGTTACCAGTGATAAACGGGCTCCATGGCTGCGCGCGGACCGGTGCATCGGTCTGCCACACCACGTTGAACTGACCGTTACCTTCGATTTCGCCAATCATCACCGGTTTATGCAGATGGTGGTTGGTGGCATCCATGGTCAACGTAAAGCCAGACGGAGCTTTGAAGGTTTGCCCTGCCATCGCCGCGCGGACTTTGTCGACGTCCGTGGTTCCGGCTTTTTCCACCGCTTGCGCCCACATATGAATCCCGACATACGTCGCTTCCATCGGGTCATTAGTCACCACTGTGTCCGCATTCGGCAGCTTGTGCGCTTTGGCATACGCCTTCCACTGCGCGACAAACGCTTTGTTGGTTGGGTTTTCGACCGACTCGAAGTAGTTCCACGCCGCCAGGTTGCCGACTAACGGTTTGGTGTCGATGCCGCGTAACTCTTCTTCACCCACCGAGAACGCCACCACCGGCACATCGGTCGCTTTCAGGCCCTGGTTTGCCAGCTCCTTGTAGAAAGGCACGTTGGAATCGCCATTGATGGTTGAGATCACCGCTGTTTTACCGCCTGCGGAGAACTTCTTGATATTGGAAACGATGGTCTGGTAATCGCTGTAACCAAACGGGGTATAAACTTCTTCGATATCTTTATCCTGCACCCCTTTGGAATGCAGGAACGCCCGCAGGATTTTGTTGGTGGTGCGCGGATAAACGTAATCTGTGCCCAGCAGGAAGTAGCGTTTCGCCGCCCCGCCGTCTTCGCTCATCAGGTATTCCACCGCCGGGATCGCCTGCTGATTAGGCGCTGCCCCGGTATAGAACACGTTTGGCGACATCTCTTCACCTTCGTATTGCACCGGATAGAACAACAGCCCGTTCAGTTCTTCAAATACCGGCAACACCGATTTGCGCGATACCGAAGTCCAACAGCCGAACACCACCGCCGCTTTATCCTGGCTTAATAACTGGCGTGCTTTTTCAGCGAACAGCGGCCAGTTAGAGGCTGGGTCAACCACCACCGGTTCAAGCTGTTTCCCCAATACACCGCCTTTGGCGTTAATGTCAGCGATGGTCATCAGCGCCACATCTTTGAGCGGCGTTTCAGAGATAGCCATGGTGCCGGACAGCGAGTGCATGATGCCCACTTTAATCGTGTCGGCGGCCTGCGCGTTGAAAGCCAAACCCATGCTGATTACAGACGCGGACAGCGCAAAAACTTTAATGAAAGTACGACGTTGCATAAGCCTGACTCCTGATAATGGTTTGTTTTCATAGAATTAAGGTTATCTCCTTCTCCTGGGGGAGAAGGCTGGGATGAGGGCATCCAATGTTCGACCTCACACCGCGTCCAACCACAACAACGCATCACCTGGCCCAACCGGACGACCCTGTTGGCAACTGATGCGGATAACGGTGCCGTCGCAGGGTGCCGCGACCATCAGCTCCATCTTCATGGCTTCCACCACAATCAGCGGCTCGCCCTGCTTCACGGTTTGCCCTGGTTCAACAAGGATCTTCCAGATATTGCCGTTCAAATCGGCACTCACCAGATGGCCTTCCTGATCGTCAATCACCTCTTGTTCCGCCAGCATCGCGCTCTCAACGGCAGCGCTTTCCTGCTCTTTCCAGTGCGCTACTTCGCTGTCAAACGCTTGTTTCTGACGGACGCGGAAGTCCGCGATGTCATCGGCGTTATCAATGAGGAATTGCTGGTATTCGGCGAAATCGAACTCCACTTCTTCAACGCGAACCTGCGCACGTCCTTCGCGGAAGGCGCTGCGGAACTCGGTTAGCTCCTCTTCTGTCACCGGATAGAAACGCACCTGGTCGAAGAACTTCAGCAACCAGGGTTCATCACCAAACTGATCGTTCTTGAGGAAAGTGTTCCAGATCGGCAGCGTGCGCCCGACCAGTTGGTATCCACCCGGTGAATCCATGCCGTAGATGCACATATACATGCCGCCGATTCCGACAGTGCCTTCGGCAGTCCAGGTGCGTGCCGGATTGTATTTGGAGCTAAGCAAACGGTGGCGCGGGTCAAGAGGCACAGCGCATGGCGCGCCGAGATAGACATCCCCCAGCCCGAGAATCAAATAGCTGGCGTCGAAGATGATCCGTTTTACTTCGTCGCGGTTGGCTAACCCATTGGTGCGTTGAATGAAATCGACGTTATTCGGCAACCACGGCGCATCGGCGCGTACCGTTTCTTTGTAACGTTCAACGGCGGCAAGCGTGGCGCTGTCTTCGAATGCCATCGGCAAATGCACAATGCGCGATGGGATTTTAAGTTGGGTGACATCCCCTAACTGCTTTTCCAGGCTCAGCAATAACGTCAACAGTTGCGCCTGCGAAATATGCTGGCTGTCGTAACGCACCTGAAGCGAACGCACACCTGGGGAAAGTTCTTCAATGCCCGACACGGCGCTCTTTTTGATGGCTTCCATCAGCAGATATATCCGCAGGCGCAGGGCCAAATCCAGCACATTGTCGCCGTACTCAATCAGCACGTAGTTATCACCCGCCTGGCGATAAACCACCGCGGGCAAACCGCCAGCCGCGGCTAATTCTGCGAGGATTGCCGCACTTGAAGTGGTCCCTGGCGTAATCGACGGATGCAAATCCGGCAACGTCAGAACGTGCAGCAAATTAGTGACCGCCACATCCTGGGCGATTTCCAGCGACTGCGCGTGTTCAAACGTAATGGCATGGAAACGAATGCGGTCACCAGGTTTCACCTGCCCGACTTTCCAAAGCTCCGCTTTGGCGATCGTCACCGGGCAAACAAATCCGCCCAGGCTTGGGCCATCGCGCGTCAGGATCACGGGGAAATCGCCGGTAAAATTCACCGCGCCAATCGCGTATTCGCAGTCGTGAACGTTCGAAGGATGCAGCCCAGCTTCGCCGCCGTCAGCACGCGTCCACGCCGGTTTCGGGCCAACCAGACGCACGCCCAGGCGATTTGAGTTGTAATGAACCTGCCACTCGGCATCAAAAAAAGTTTGCATGGATTCAGGGGTGAAGAAGTCCGGCGCGCCGTGCGGCCCGTACAACACGCCAATTTCCCAGACATCGCTGTATTGCGGGATAACCGCAGGCTCTGGCGTTTGCGGCAACGAAATCGGTGCCGGTGTGGTACAGGCGGGTAAACAAGGTTGGGAAATCGCCAGCACATCCGCCACGCGCAACGTTCGCCCCGCATGGCCACCAAACTGCCCGAGGGCAAACGTCGAACGACTGCCGAGATAAATCGGCACATCCAGCCCGTTACGCACCGCCAGATAGGTACGGCAACCGGAAGTTGCACGCCCCAGCGTCAGTGTCTGCCCCGCTTTAACGATAATCGGCTGCCAGTAAGCAACCGCCTCATCATCAAGCGTTGCCGGGCAATCGGCCCCGGTTAAAGCGATAATCGCGTCACTGTGGAAACGAAGTGTCGGCCCTTGCAGAGTAAATTCAAGCCCGGCGGCTGATGGATGGTTGCCGACAATGCGGTTTGCCAGGCGGAAGGCAAAGTCGTCCATTGGGCCGGAGGGCGGCACGCCAATGTCCCAGTAACCCAGGCGGCCAGGGCTATCCTGCACGCTACTCCAGGTTCCGGGGTCCAGCACCTCAATGGCATGCGCCTGATAGACAACGCTGTCCAGCAAGCGCGTCCACATGACTCCGGCTTTAAATTCCGCTAGCTGTACGATTTGACGCAGGTAATCCAGATTGGTGGCGATACCGTGCAAACGCGTGGTGGCCAGTGCCGTGTTCAGTTTACTTAACGCCTGCTGGCGATCTTCGCCAAAAACGATCACTTTGGCGATCAACGGAT
The nucleotide sequence above comes from Buttiauxella selenatireducens. Encoded proteins:
- the urtA gene encoding urea ABC transporter substrate-binding protein, which codes for MQRRTFIKVFALSASVISMGLAFNAQAADTIKVGIMHSLSGTMAISETPLKDVALMTIADINAKGGVLGKQLEPVVVDPASNWPLFAEKARQLLSQDKAAVVFGCWTSVSRKSVLPVFEELNGLLFYPVQYEGEEMSPNVFYTGAAPNQQAIPAVEYLMSEDGGAAKRYFLLGTDYVYPRTTNKILRAFLHSKGVQDKDIEEVYTPFGYSDYQTIVSNIKKFSAGGKTAVISTINGDSNVPFYKELANQGLKATDVPVVAFSVGEEELRGIDTKPLVGNLAAWNYFESVENPTNKAFVAQWKAYAKAHKLPNADTVVTNDPMEATYVGIHMWAQAVEKAGTTDVDKVRAAMAGQTFKAPSGFTLTMDATNHHLHKPVMIGEIEGNGQFNVVWQTDAPVRAQPWSPFITGNDKKSQEPVKMASN
- the uca gene encoding urea carboxylase; translated protein: MLSSVLIANRGEIAVRAIKTLKKMGIASVAVYSEPDANAQHVVDADTAIALGGEKAAESYLDIEKIIAAAKASGAQAIFPGYGFLSERAEFAQACEDNGLVFIGPTAEQIRDFGLKHRARELAFKADVPMTPGTGLLQTLKEAQLAAAEIGYPVMLKTTAGGGGIGLTRCEDEASLIDAWSSVKRMGQQFFSDDGVFIERFVDRARHLEVQIFGDGKGKVVALGERDCSLQRRNQKVVEETPAPNLPQATREAIHAAAVALGESVNYRSAGTVEFIYDAARDAFYFLEVNTRLQVEHPVTEMVTGLDLIECMVNVAAGVTLDWQRMVQPPKGASIEVRIYAEDALKNFQPSPGVLTDVFFPADVRVDGWVTTGSEVSAFYDPLIAKVIVFGEDRQQALSKLNTALATTRLHGIATNLDYLRQIVQLAEFKAGVMWTRLLDSVVYQAHAIEVLDPGTWSSVQDSPGRLGYWDIGVPPSGPMDDFAFRLANRIVGNHPSAAGLEFTLQGPTLRFHSDAIIALTGADCPATLDDEAVAYWQPIIVKAGQTLTLGRATSGCRTYLAVRNGLDVPIYLGSRSTFALGQFGGHAGRTLRVADVLAISQPCLPACTTPAPISLPQTPEPAVIPQYSDVWEIGVLYGPHGAPDFFTPESMQTFFDAEWQVHYNSNRLGVRLVGPKPAWTRADGGEAGLHPSNVHDCEYAIGAVNFTGDFPVILTRDGPSLGGFVCPVTIAKAELWKVGQVKPGDRIRFHAITFEHAQSLEIAQDVAVTNLLHVLTLPDLHPSITPGTTSSAAILAELAAAGGLPAVVYRQAGDNYVLIEYGDNVLDLALRLRIYLLMEAIKKSAVSGIEELSPGVRSLQVRYDSQHISQAQLLTLLLSLEKQLGDVTQLKIPSRIVHLPMAFEDSATLAAVERYKETVRADAPWLPNNVDFIQRTNGLANRDEVKRIIFDASYLILGLGDVYLGAPCAVPLDPRHRLLSSKYNPARTWTAEGTVGIGGMYMCIYGMDSPGGYQLVGRTLPIWNTFLKNDQFGDEPWLLKFFDQVRFYPVTEEELTEFRSAFREGRAQVRVEEVEFDFAEYQQFLIDNADDIADFRVRQKQAFDSEVAHWKEQESAAVESAMLAEQEVIDDQEGHLVSADLNGNIWKILVEPGQTVKQGEPLIVVEAMKMELMVAAPCDGTVIRISCQQGRPVGPGDALLWLDAV